Proteins from one Podospora pseudoanserina strain CBS 124.78 chromosome 1, whole genome shotgun sequence genomic window:
- a CDS encoding hypothetical protein (COG:D; EggNog:ENOG503NVG0), whose translation MASTTYHSSADETFFVEDEAAQRMTMRDAGRMIARNKQEMIANELSRLAHDEYLEDIMKHMRHMEDETLPDANLIDMQREIQWFMRPYLIDFLIEAHAAFSLLPETLFLTVNLLDRYCSKRVVYKQHYQLVGCAALLIAAKYGDKKDRVPQINELNNMCCGLYDAGMFTQMEMHVLNTLDWNIGHPTVDFFTQLIVAEERDGREVEHMAAYICEIALYHRDFVSTKPSIMARASLALARAILSKPEVNDGEWDHTENVTLLTLSQHLHQPSVTLARKYSSAYYSKVSGKLADFLAQQAAISRRGPPSPPVEPTSLSTKTADIYSTPHKGLGAGPGVADGYMTPPITPDGNCFGHNQAMIKGYQAPPRCPVTPTPQPNHVQPYPQQQQQQPQHMAGASYFEGPTSHMAY comes from the coding sequence ATGGCATCCACCACCTATCACTCATCAGCCGATGAGACCTTCTtcgtcgaggacgaggccgcCCAACGCATGACCATGCGCGACGCCGGCCGGATGATCGCCCGCAACAAGCAAGAGATGATCGCCAACGAGCTCTCGAGACTGGCCCACGACGAGTACCTGGAGGATATCATGAAGCACATGCGTCATATGGAGGACGAGACGTTGCCGGATGCCAACTTGATTGACATGCAGAGGGAGATCCAATGGTTTATGAGACCGTATCTCATCGACTTTCTCATCGAAGCCCATGCCGCcttctctctccttcccgagaccctcttcctcaccgtcAACCTTCTCGATCGGTACTGCTCCAAGCGTGTCGTCTACAAGCAACACTATCAACTCGTCGGCTGCGCTGCTCTCCTTATTGCCGCCAAGTACGGCGACAAGAAGGACAGAGTACCTCAGATCAACGAGCTTAACAACATGTGTTGCGGACTCTACGATGCAGGCATGTTTACCCAGATGGAAATGCACGTCCTCAACACCCTGGACTGGAACATTGGCCACCCGACGGTTGACTTCTTCACCCAGTTGATTGTGGCCGAGGAGCGTGACGGCAGAGAGGTTGAGCACATGGCGGCCTACATTTGCGAGATCGCCTTGTACCACCGGGATTTTGTGTCGACGAAGCCTTCGATTATGGCTCGGGCTTCTCTCGCGCTCGCCCGTGCCATCCTCAGCAAGCCCGAGGTCAACGATGGAGAGTGGGACCACACCGAGAACGTGACTCTACTCACCCTCTCGCAGCATCTTCATCAGCCATCCGTCACCCTCGCCCGCAAGTACTCGAGCGCCTACTACTCCAAGGTCTCTGGCAAGCTCGCAGACTTCCTTGCCCAGCAAGCCGCCATCTCTCGCCGAggacccccatctccccctgTCGAGCCAACGTCGCTCTCCACCAAGACTGCCGACATCTACAGCACCCCACACAAGGGACTCGGCGCTGGGCCCGGCGTTGCTGATGGTTACATgacccctcccatcacccccgaTGGTAATTGCTTCGGCCACAACCAAGCGATGATCAAGGGTTACCAAGCGCCACCACGATGCCCAGTcaccccaacaccccaaccGAATCACGTTCAGCCGTacccacagcaacaacaacaacaaccacaacataTGGCCGGGGCATCTTACTTTGAGGGCCCAACAAGCCATATGGCCTACTGA
- a CDS encoding hypothetical protein (EggNog:ENOG503P51F), translated as MSTDARQPRQSGRRRPSALRSPAVNQDQQLPRRRSSAIRRNIETFNRNRAHNVRRGSEQVPPTPSRMTTRSMAREDTEDDVEHTGSTMANIEMDESLETWQPSLVIGSALWLEYEDPTKIEIADRKVLQTRLLAEHYQNYQNVSALTQISKIPSLQANAIANRVSALQTVLARSTFGPERANIEAAIAGYESGDIPYSDKYTVIWAGRIADRFGDYESFSNENRAALLDRYAAEYGPGWIWYEPSLSKETDLYSGQPTSQAKAAICLTNKESWRTSRNHRNIGHYRIRMAFRRRQEHVSRPWSSSGPRSAKHKPRTARSYLRSTKSDLDEDRSGEGDYDDPNDYKPRMESFPTANSVIFDTLFDTGATNPCLYSDDIPLLGIDKHYYSAQSAIHIATATGTEVISEYELDVALIDSDFAFNTSIRVPEHMSYPLQPPRPMRVSIFPNTSNDFSKSANADPGRLSGLFPLIENYLSSAPGNYKVWLGSSRLELPLTLREDESSTKGTTILSGPLPSKGPLSIKYDLDSPTAQRELSKLTSSSSSSSSSSNISILKIPPHLSPRPTDPPPPQTAVLTRKRATPAYHHPIWSNRVTTRSGPTGSPPSPNPPPERERKKGSVLERMDKMGQTWRQQMMQDQQAHSSSQQPPPPTPSPRTVVTSPRLGKMYNRKGEVIGYVEMGGGGSGGNGEDTGMVGS; from the exons ATGTCAACAGATGCCCGACAGCCACGACAGTCGGGGCGGAGGCGGCCGTCGGCTCTGCGATCACCCGCTGTCAATCAGGATCAGCAGCTCCCGAGAAGACGTTCGTCTGCCATTCGACGAAATATTGAGACGTTTAATCGCAACCGCGCCCACAATGTCAGAAGGGGCTCAGAGCAAgtccctcccaccccgagTCGGATGACGACAAGAAGCATGGCAAGAGAGGACACGGAGGACGACGTAGAGCATACTGGGTCGACAATGGCCAACATAGAGATGGACGAGTCCCTAGAGACATGGCAACCATCTCTTGTCATAGGGTCTGCTCTCTGGTTAGAGTACGAAGACCCTACCAAGATCGAAATTGCCGACAGGAAGGTGCTGCAAACCCGTCTGCTTGCAGAGCATTATCAAAACTATCAAAATGTTAGCGCCCTTACCCAGAT ATCAAAAATCCCATCTCTTCAAGCCAACGCCATTGCCAACAGGGTTAGCGCTCTCCAGACCGTGCTGGCAAGGTCAACATTTGGGCCGGAACGAGCCAACATTGAAGCAGCGATAGCCGGCTACGAGTCCGGCGACATCCCCTATTCCGACAAGTACACGGTAATCTGGGCAGGGCGTATTGCTGACCGCTTCGGTGACTACGAGTCCTTCTCCAACGAAAATCGTGCTGCCCTGCTAGACCGTTATGCTGCAGAGTACGGCCCAGGATGGATCTGGTATGAGCCTTCGCTCTCCAAAGAAACCGACCTGTACAGCGGGCAACCAACCTCACAAGCGAAAGCCGCCATCTGCCTCACCAACAAAGAGAGCTGGCGTACAAGCCGAAATCACAGGAACATCGGCCACTATCGAATCCGGATGGCTTTCAGACGTCGCCAGGAACACGTTTCTCGCCCCTGGTCCAGCTCCGGGCCCAGGTCAGCCAAACACAAGCCCAGAACAGCCCGAAGCTACCTCCGAAGCACCAAAAGTGATCTCGACGAAGACCGCTCCGGCGAAGGCGATTACGACGACCCAAACGACTACAAGCCCCGCATGGAGAGCTTCCCTACCGCCAACTCCGTCATCTTCGACACCCTCTTCGACACCGGCGCCACCAACCCCTGCCTCTACTCCGAtgacatccccctcctcggcatcgacaAACACTACTACTCGGCTCAATCCGCAATCCACATCGCCACAGCAACCGGCACCGAAGTCATCTCCGAGTATGAGCTCGACGTCGCCCTCATCGACTCCGACTTTGCCTTCAACACCTCAATCCGCGTCCCCGAGCACATGTCCtaccccctccagcccccCCGCCCCATGCGCGTCAGCATcttccccaacacctccaacgACTTTTCCAAATCCGCCAACGCCGACCCCGGCCGCCTCTCgggcctcttccccctcataGAAAActacctctcctccgccccggGAAACTACAAAGTCTGGCTCGGCTCCTCCCGCCTCGAA ctccccctcaccctccgcGAAGACGAGTCCTCCACAAAAGGCACAACAATCCTCTCCGGCCCTCTCCCTTCCAAAGGCCCCCTCTCAATAAAATACGACCTCgactcccccaccgcccaacGAGAACTCTCCaaactcacctcctcctcctcctcctcatcatcatcatcaaatatCTCCATCCTAAAAATacccccccatctctcccCAAGGCCAACcgaccctcctcccccgcaaaCAGCCGTCCTCACCCGAAAAAGAGCCACACCAGCCTACCACCACCCGATCTGGTCCAACAGGGTCACCACCCGATCTGGGCCAACAGGgtcaccaccttctccgaACCCCCCTCCCGAACGGGAGCGCAAAAAGGGGAGTGTCCTGGAGCGAATGGACAAGATGGGCCAGACGTGGAGGCAGCAGATGATGCAGGATCAACAAGCGCACTCGTCATCTCAGcagccccctcctccgacgCCATCGCCCAGAACGGTGGTGACAAGTCCCAGGCTGGGAAAGATGTACAAtagaaagggggaggtgattgggTATGTCGAGATGGGGGGCGGAGGTagtggtgggaatggggaagACACCGGGATGGTTGGGTCGTGA